The stretch of DNA TCGTCACGATCGCGCCCGTCATCATGATCTTGCGCGCGGGCCCATCCGGCGCGCTGGCCGGCATTGTTGGCCTGGTCAATGACGCCTCCGGACAGCCCAATCACGCCGCCTATTTCTGGGCGACAGGCCTGCTTTCGTCTTTTCTCGATAACGCGCCGACCTATCTGGTGTTTTTCAACCTGGCGGGCGGCGATGCGCCCACGCTGATGACCACCGGAGCGACCACACTGATGGCGATTTCGGCGGGCGCGGTGTTTATGGGGGCGAACAGTTATATCGGCAACGCACCTAATTTCATGGTGAAAGCGATTGCCGAATCTCGCGGCATTCGCATGCCGAGCTTTTTTGCCTATCTGGCATGGTCGGGCGTCGTGCTGATGCCGTTGTTTCTGGCGACGACCTGGCTGTTCTTTTAAAGTCGGCACCTGTGGCACTTGTGACACCTGTTCTCGCTGAGCGCACTGGGCACGTGATGTGCCCAGTGGTGTTTAAGGAGGCTTAAGGGTGTTTAAAGAACATTTTGGGAGAAGGACGATGCAAAAAATCCTGGTCGCGCGGCCGATGTTCGCGGAGGTGGTCGAGCGGTTAAAGCAGTATTTCGAAGTCGACTGGAATACCGGCGATGTGCTTGGCGCTGAGGCGCTTACCCAGCGCCTGGCGGACAAGGACGGTGCGCTGACAGCAGGCGACACCGTCAGCGCGGCGATGCTCGCGGCAGCACCCCGTTTGCGCGTGGTGGCGAACATGGCGGTGGGCTACAACAACTTCGACATGGACGCGTTCAATGCGGCCAACGTGCTGGCCACCAATACGCCGGATGTGCTCAACGAATCAACGGCGGATTTCGGCTGGGCGCTGATGATGGCGGCGGCCCGGCGTGTGACGGAAGCGGAGCATTGGCTCCGCGCGGGGCAGTGGCAGAAATGGTCGTATGACGGTTTTCTGGGTGCGGACATCCACGGCTCGACACTGGGGGTGATCGGCATGGGCCGGATCGGCCAGGCGCTGGCGCGGCGCGCGCGTGGCTTCAACATGCAGGTGCTCTATCACAACCGCTCGCGTGTCGCGCCCGAAATCGAGGCTGCGCTGGACGCGCAGTACGTCGCCAAAGAAGAACTGCTGCGGCGCGCTGACCACGTGGTGCTGGTGTTGCCTTACACCCAGGAGAATCATCATGCGATCGGCGCGACCGAACTGGCGTTGATGAAACCCAGCGCCACGCTGACGAATATCGCCCGTGGCGGCATCGTGGACGATGCGGCGCTGGCCGATGCGTTGCAGCACAAACGCATTGCGGCGGCGGGGCTCGATGTGTTCGAAGGCGAGCCGCAACTCAATCCGGCGCTGCTGGCGCAGGCCAATGTGGTGCTGACACCGCATATCGCCAGCGCGACCGAAGCAACGCGCCGCGCGATGGCCAATCTCGCTGCCGATAACCTGATCGCGGCGCTGGGCGTAGGCCCGAATGCCGGGCATCCGCCGAATCCGGTCAATCCGCAGGTCAGCGGACGGCCGCGCCGATGAACACGCTGTTGTTGACCGCGGTCGCGGTGCTGGCGCTGGCCTTGCTACTGGCCGTGCTGATCTTGCTGCTGGTGTTGCGCCGCGCCGGCGGTGGGTCCACGGTGGCGCGCATCGAAGCACTCGATGAGCATCTCGAAGCCACCGCTGAAGCTCAGGCACGCACCAGCGAGCGGCTGGAGCGCGAATTGCGCCGCGAGATCAGCGAGACCGCCCGTATCTCGCGTACCGAACTGGGCGGCGGCTTCGCGCAGTTGCAGCAGACGCTGGCGGCCCAGTTCGGCAGCATGACGAGCGTGCAGGCTGGGAAGATCGACAGTTTTGGCCAGCAACTGGCGCGGCTCACCGAATCCAACGCGCAGCAGCTCGAAGCGGTGCGCCACAGCCTGCAGCAGCAGTCACAGCAGGCGCGAGACGAGCAGGGCGTGACGCTGCAGCGCTTCGGCGACACGTTGACGCTTCAGTTCACGCAATTAAGCGAAGCGAACGACCGTCGTTTTGCCGAAGTGCGCACCACCATCGAGCAGCGCCTGAAAGACATCGAGGCGAACAATGCATCGAAGCTTGAAGAGATGCGCCGCACGGTCGATGAAAAACTGCACGCCACGCTTGAACAGCGCTTGGGTGCGTCATTCAGGCAGGTTTCGGAGCGGCTGGAGCAGGTGCATCGCGGGCTGGGCGAAATGCAGACCCTGGCGGCAGGCGTGGGGGATCTGAAAAAAGTACTGAGCAATGTCAAAACCCGTGGCACATGGGGCGAAGTGCAGCTTGAAGCCTTGCTGGAGCAGCTTTTGACGACCGATCAGTACGCCAAAAACGTGGCGACCGTACCGCATAGTCACGAGCGCGTCGAGTTTGCGATCCGGCTGCCGGGCCGGCAGGGCAAGGATGGCGCGAACGTACCCGTGTGGTTACCGGTCGATGCGAAATTTCCGCGCGAGGACTACGAACGTCTGATTGACGCGCAAGAACGCGCCGACGCGGTGGCGGTGGAGGAAGCTTCGCGTGCGCTGGAAGGGCGGATTCGCGCCGAAGCGCGCGCGATTGCCGAAAAATACATTGCGCCGCCCCATACGACGGATTTCGCGCTGCTGTTCTTGCCGACCGAAGGGCTGTACGCCGAGATCCTGCGCCGTCCGGGGCTGACCGACCTGTTGCAGCGCGAGTATCGCGTGACGATTGCGGGGCCGACCACGCTCACGGCATTGCTGAACAGCTTGCAGATGGGGTTTCGCACGCTGGCGATCGAGCAGCGTTCAAGCGAGGTCTGGCAGGTGCTGGGGGCCGTGAAGACGGAGTTCGGCAAGTTTGGCGACGTGCTGGCGAAAACCCGTTCGCAGCTTGAAACCGTGACACGTTCGATTGAGCAGGCCGAGGTGCGGACCCGCGCGATGAACCGTAAATTGCGGGACGTCGAAGCCTTGCCGGGGGAGCAGGCCCGCGGCTTGCTGGACGATGCGCCGGTTTCGGCCCTGGACGGGGAGGCTTGAGGCGGTAGCCTCAGGCCTGCGACGCGGCAGCGGCCAGTTGCTCGAGCGCGGTGCCACTGACGCGCACGACGCGCCAGTCGGGTAGCACGCTGGCGCCCATGGCTTCGTAGAAGCGGATCGCGGAGGTGTTCCAGTCGAGCACGGTCCATTCGAAGCGTGCGCATTGCCGTTCGATGGCCAGCGCTGCCAGATGGCGCAGCAACTGAGCGCCCAAGCCGTTGCCACGGTGCGCGGGTTGCACGTAGAGGTCTTCCAGATACAGCCCGCGCCGTCCGATAAACGTCGAGTAATTGTGAAAAAAGAGCGCGTAGCCCACGATGCGCCCCTCTGTCACGGCAACCCGTACCTCGGCTGCAGGCTGGACGCCAAAGAGCGCTTCATGCAAGTCGGGCTCAGTTGCCACGAACAGATGCGTCAATTTTTCGAAGCTGGCCAGTTCCGCCATCAATGCAAGGATCGTGCGGACATCCGCCGGGACAGCGGCACGGATCGTGATGGCCATCAGATTTCTTCAGGCACGTCAGACAGCTGGATCTCGATGCCTCCCACGCGTGCCGCGACCCAGTTGTAGATATGGCAGGCGATCCACAGCAGCACGAAGGCCACGATTGCGTTCAGCAGCAGCGCGCTGATGAGCTTGCTGAAGGGCACGGAACCATATTCGATAAAGATCACTGTGGCTGCGATCAATAGCAGCGGAATGCTGAACGTCATATAAAACACAATCAGTATTTTGGCTGTTTGTCCTGGTGCGATGAACGTGATTTGTTTCTTCATATCGGTCAAACCCGTTGGTTGAAGTAAAGCTTGGCGCAAGCCTGCTTGCCGTTAAAAAAGCGGTCGCAGAAAAATTCAAAAGAGGCCGTCGAACAGCATGATATCGACCATCTCGCCTGGACTCACGTCGGTTTGCTCGTGGCTCAGCACGATAAAGCAGTTGGCTTCGCTCATCGTGTTGAGTGCGCCAGAGCTTTGCGAGCCGGTGGGCGCGACTTGCCATTGGCCATCGCTGCCGCGTGAAGCAATGCCACGTGGGTATTCGGTGCGCCCGGCCCGTTTGCGCAACAGGACGCGGCTGCGTGCGCCCAGCAGTGTAACCGGCTGCGGTTGCGCGCCCGCGAGCGCCAGCAAGGCGTCGCGCACGATCAGGGCAAACGTCACCATTACTGCGACCGGATTGCCCGGCAAGCCGAAGAACAGCGTGGCGCGGGTTGTATCAAGTTGCCCGTCTGCTGGACTCTCCGCGGGTTTGTCTGGATGAATCCGGCCGAAGGTGAGCGGTCGTCCCGGGCGCAGCGCGAGCCCGCGAAAGGCGATCTCGCCTCTCGTCTGAAGCAGGGTCTGGGTGAAATCCGCTTCGCCTGCCGAGACCCCGCCGGAGGTCAGCACCACATCGGCGTGAGCCACAGCGGTGCGCAACGCGGCATCGAGCGCGGCGGGCTCGTCGCGCACGATGCCCAGATCGAGCGTGTCGCAATTCATGCGCTGGAGCAGTGCAAACAGGGTGTGGCGATTGCTGTCGTACACGCAGCCCGGATCGAGTGGCTCGCCAGGTGAGCGCAGCTCATCGCCGGTCGAGAAAAAAGCCACGCGTAAACGGCGGCGCACGTTCACTGTGCTGATCCCCAACGAGGCTAGCAGCCCCAGATCGGCCGCGCGCACGATCCGGCCTGCCGTCAGCGCTATCTGGCCCGCTTGCAGATCCTCGCCAGCGCGGCGGCAGTTTGCGCCGCCGCGCACGGCGGCGGCGGAAAAGCGGATGGCGTGTGGCGTTTGTTCAACCTGTTCATGAGGGATCACGGTGTCGCAGGCATCGGGGAGCCACGCGCCCGTGGTGATGCGCACGCACTGCATGGAGCCGACGTCGCCGCGCCAGGGATGGCCCGCGAGCGCCCGGCCGACCACGGCTAATTCAAGTTCGGGCACGGACGATGTCGAGGCTGCCGAGGCTGCCTGTAGCGCGGCGCTGGAGAAAGCAAAACCGTCCATCGCCGAGTTGTCGTGGGCCGGAACGGCAAGGGGCGAATCAATAGGGCTGGCGAGGACGCGTCCCAGCGCCTCGCGTAGCGGTACCCGTTCGGTGGCCACAAGCGGTGAAATCCATTGCCGCACGAGCGCCTGAGCGATGTTTACAGGTAAAGCGTCAGTGTCGTGCTGGGCTGGACAACCAGGAAGATTGTTGGACAGTGTCATCGAAGCAGGCAGATGTGACCGGGCGGGAGCCGGTGCTGGCTGGATAGCGGGAGACACGGTGCAGGCAGTGCAGCTCGTGCGAACAATGTGGTAGCGCCATTTGCCTAGGAACGCTCAAGCAGCGCGAGGTCCTGCAAAGAGTTGGCATTGTAGAACGCACGTTCATCAGGAAAGTGCGCTGTGGCCAGCGTGTGGCGCGCGTACCACGCGCGGACGCGCCGCTCGCCGCTGGCGAGGCTCGCCGCGAGATCGTCAGCCAGCGCCGTACGCACCAGGGCCACCACCGGATGGAGCGCATGCTGTCCGTCGCGGTTACAGGTGAGGGCGGTGGCGATATCGGCTTCGCTTGCCTCAAGCGCTTCCATCAGACGCAGGGCCAGATCGGTAGGCAGAAAGGGCGTATCGCACGGCACGCACAGCATCAGCTCCGTGGTGGCCGCGCGCATCCCCGCCAGCAGACCGGCGAGCGGCCCGGGAAAACCGGCGAGCGGCCCGGGAAAACCGGCGAGCGTATCGCTGACCACCGTTGCCGCGAACGGTGCGCCAAGGGCCGTGTAATCAGCCAGATGGCGATTGGCGTTGATTAGCAGTGGACCGGTTTGAGGCGCGAGCCGTGTGAGCACATGTTGCGCGAGCGGCTCGCCGTGCAGCAGTTGCAAGCCTTTGTCGACGCCTCCCATGCGGGTGCCGCGCCCGCCTGCGAGCAGCAGGCCCGTGAGGGGGAGAGGGGGGCGGGAGGAGGACATGACGGAAACGCCGGGTAAACAGTGGGCAGTGGGGCCTGTGGGGCGGCGCTAGCCGCCGATGTACGACATTTCGACGCGCCGCTCGCCAGGCAGGGTGGGTCCGTGGGCACTGCCGCGCAGTTGCGAATAGCGGTCGTTGCGGTTGTGCCAGATATGGGCGATGGCTGCAGCCAGGTCGGCATCGCGGGTTCCCTGGCGCACGAGCGCTCGCAAGTCGTGCCCGGCTGAGGCGAACAGGCACAGATACAGCTTGCCTTCGGTCGAAAGCCGGGCGCGAGTACACGTGGCGCAAAAGGCCCGCGTCACGCTAGAAATCACGCCGATTTCCCCGGCGCCGTCGGCATAGCCCCAGCGCTGGGCTGTTTCGGCCTCGCTATGCGCTTCGAGTGGCACGAGCGGGTAGTGCGCCGCGATCTGCGCGATGACCTCGGCTGATGGCAGCACCTCGGTCATGTTCCAGCCATTGGAGGTGCCGACATCCATGTATTCGATAAAGCGCAACACGATGCCTGAATGGCGGAAATAGTTTGCCATCGGCAGGATCTGCGAATCGTTGGTGCCGCGCTTGACGACCATATTGACCTTGAGTGGCGCGAGGCCAGCCGAATGCGCGGTACTGATACCCGTGAGCACCTCGTCGAGTGCGAAGTCAGCATCGTTCATCTGACGAAAGAGCGGGTCATCGAGTGCATCGAGGCTGACCGTGACGCGTGTCAGGCCCGCGTTTTTCAGGCTGTGTGCCTTGCGTGCCAGCAGCGCGCCGTTCGTGGTTAGCGTGAGATCAAGTGGCTGGCCGCCTGGCGTGGTCAGCCGGGCAAGGCGTTCGATCAGATATTCCAGGTTTTTGCGCAACAAAGGCTCGCCACCGGTGAGACGGATTTTTTCGACGCCATGGGCGACGAAAATCCGTGCGAGGCGCTCGATTTCTTCGAAGCTGAGCAGCGCGCTATGGGGGAGGAAGCGATAGTTTTTGTCGAATACAGCACGAGGCATGCAATAGACGCAGCGGAAATTGCAGCGGTCCGTTACCGAGATACGCAGATCGCGTAATGGCCGGGCGAAAGCGTCATGCAGCGTGCCGTCCGGGGACGGTGGCCCCGGGTTCGCCGGAATTACCGGAATAGCGCTGATGTCGGCAACTGGAATGATGCGTCGGGACATGATGATTTTATTGAAAAATTATTCCCCTATTCTAACGGAAGGCGGTTTGGCACCTTGTTTGGCACGGACGCGCCGCGTTGTGCCATGGGCCTCGTCTGAAAAACAAAAAACCCCACGTTCCGAAAAACGTGGGGTGAGTCGGCGGCCAAAGCCCGCCAATGAAGACGGGCTTTGAGCTACCGGATAGCGCGGGCGCAGTGGACTTACTGCGAATGCCCGCCGGTTTCGATTTGCTGCATGGGCGTGCTATCGACCGCATCCTGGCGTTTGCGCTCGCGTGGCACGCGGCTGGGCCGGACGATTTGCGCGGAGGCTTCTGCGGCGGCACGTAGCTTGTTCACGT from Paraburkholderia hayleyella encodes:
- a CDS encoding 2-hydroxyacid dehydrogenase gives rise to the protein MQKILVARPMFAEVVERLKQYFEVDWNTGDVLGAEALTQRLADKDGALTAGDTVSAAMLAAAPRLRVVANMAVGYNNFDMDAFNAANVLATNTPDVLNESTADFGWALMMAAARRVTEAEHWLRAGQWQKWSYDGFLGADIHGSTLGVIGMGRIGQALARRARGFNMQVLYHNRSRVAPEIEAALDAQYVAKEELLRRADHVVLVLPYTQENHHAIGATELALMKPSATLTNIARGGIVDDAALADALQHKRIAAAGLDVFEGEPQLNPALLAQANVVLTPHIASATEATRRAMANLAADNLIAALGVGPNAGHPPNPVNPQVSGRPRR
- a CDS encoding DNA recombination protein RmuC, with amino-acid sequence MNTLLLTAVAVLALALLLAVLILLLVLRRAGGGSTVARIEALDEHLEATAEAQARTSERLERELRREISETARISRTELGGGFAQLQQTLAAQFGSMTSVQAGKIDSFGQQLARLTESNAQQLEAVRHSLQQQSQQARDEQGVTLQRFGDTLTLQFTQLSEANDRRFAEVRTTIEQRLKDIEANNASKLEEMRRTVDEKLHATLEQRLGASFRQVSERLEQVHRGLGEMQTLAAGVGDLKKVLSNVKTRGTWGEVQLEALLEQLLTTDQYAKNVATVPHSHERVEFAIRLPGRQGKDGANVPVWLPVDAKFPREDYERLIDAQERADAVAVEEASRALEGRIRAEARAIAEKYIAPPHTTDFALLFLPTEGLYAEILRRPGLTDLLQREYRVTIAGPTTLTALLNSLQMGFRTLAIEQRSSEVWQVLGAVKTEFGKFGDVLAKTRSQLETVTRSIEQAEVRTRAMNRKLRDVEALPGEQARGLLDDAPVSALDGEA
- a CDS encoding GNAT family N-acetyltransferase, which gives rise to MAITIRAAVPADVRTILALMAELASFEKLTHLFVATEPDLHEALFGVQPAAEVRVAVTEGRIVGYALFFHNYSTFIGRRGLYLEDLYVQPAHRGNGLGAQLLRHLAALAIERQCARFEWTVLDWNTSAIRFYEAMGASVLPDWRVVRVSGTALEQLAAAASQA
- a CDS encoding DUF3566 domain-containing protein; amino-acid sequence: MKKQITFIAPGQTAKILIVFYMTFSIPLLLIAATVIFIEYGSVPFSKLISALLLNAIVAFVLLWIACHIYNWVAARVGGIEIQLSDVPEEI
- the glp gene encoding gephyrin-like molybdotransferase Glp codes for the protein MTLSNNLPGCPAQHDTDALPVNIAQALVRQWISPLVATERVPLREALGRVLASPIDSPLAVPAHDNSAMDGFAFSSAALQAASAASTSSVPELELAVVGRALAGHPWRGDVGSMQCVRITTGAWLPDACDTVIPHEQVEQTPHAIRFSAAAVRGGANCRRAGEDLQAGQIALTAGRIVRAADLGLLASLGISTVNVRRRLRVAFFSTGDELRSPGEPLDPGCVYDSNRHTLFALLQRMNCDTLDLGIVRDEPAALDAALRTAVAHADVVLTSGGVSAGEADFTQTLLQTRGEIAFRGLALRPGRPLTFGRIHPDKPAESPADGQLDTTRATLFFGLPGNPVAVMVTFALIVRDALLALAGAQPQPVTLLGARSRVLLRKRAGRTEYPRGIASRGSDGQWQVAPTGSQSSGALNTMSEANCFIVLSHEQTDVSPGEMVDIMLFDGLF
- the mobA gene encoding molybdenum cofactor guanylyltransferase, giving the protein MSSSRPPLPLTGLLLAGGRGTRMGGVDKGLQLLHGEPLAQHVLTRLAPQTGPLLINANRHLADYTALGAPFAATVVSDTLAGFPGPLAGFPGPLAGLLAGMRAATTELMLCVPCDTPFLPTDLALRLMEALEASEADIATALTCNRDGQHALHPVVALVRTALADDLAASLASGERRVRAWYARHTLATAHFPDERAFYNANSLQDLALLERS
- the moaA gene encoding GTP 3',8-cyclase MoaA; amino-acid sequence: MSRRIIPVADISAIPVIPANPGPPSPDGTLHDAFARPLRDLRISVTDRCNFRCVYCMPRAVFDKNYRFLPHSALLSFEEIERLARIFVAHGVEKIRLTGGEPLLRKNLEYLIERLARLTTPGGQPLDLTLTTNGALLARKAHSLKNAGLTRVTVSLDALDDPLFRQMNDADFALDEVLTGISTAHSAGLAPLKVNMVVKRGTNDSQILPMANYFRHSGIVLRFIEYMDVGTSNGWNMTEVLPSAEVIAQIAAHYPLVPLEAHSEAETAQRWGYADGAGEIGVISSVTRAFCATCTRARLSTEGKLYLCLFASAGHDLRALVRQGTRDADLAAAIAHIWHNRNDRYSQLRGSAHGPTLPGERRVEMSYIGG